One Nocardiopsis gilva YIM 90087 genomic window, CCGTGGTGACGGTGAGTCCCAGCAGGTCAAGATCACCGAACTGCTGATGACCGAGGCCCTGGAGCGCAAGTCCGCCGAGAAGGCCGGGCCGGGCGACATCATCGCCATCGCGGGTATCCCCGACATCATGATCGGCGAGACCCTCGCCGACCCCGAGGACCCCCGCCCCCTCCCGCGGATCACGGTGGACGAACCCGCGATCTCGATGACGATCGGCATCAACACCTCGCCGCTCGTCGGCAAGGTCAAGGGCGCCAAGGTCACCGCGCGCCTGGTCAAGGACCGGCTGGACCGCGAGCTCATCGGTAACGTCAGCATGCGCGTCCTGCCCACCGAGCGCCCGGACGCCTGGGAGGTGCAGGGCCGCGGCGAGCTCGCGCTCGCGATCCTCGTCGAGCAGATGCGCCGTGAGGGATACGAGATCACCGTGGGCAAGCCGCAGGTGGTCACGCGGCAGATCGACGGCAAGCTGCACGAGCCCGTCGAGCGGCTGACCGTGGACGCGCCCGAGGACTACCTGGGCACCATCACCCAGCTGCTCAGCGTCCGCAAGGGCCGCATGGAGCAGATGACCAACCACGGCACCGGGTGGGTCCGGATGGACTGGCTGGTCCCCTCGCGCGGGCTCATCGGCTTCCGCACCGAGTTCCTCACCGAGACGCGCGGCACCGGTATCGCTCACCACGTCTTCGAGGGCTTCGAGCCGTGGTTCGGCGACCTGCGCACCCGCCAGAACGGTGTGCTGGTGGCCGACCGCGCCGGGCAGGCCGTGTCGTTCGCCATGTTCAACCTGCAGGAGCGCGGCACCCTCTTCGTGGAGCCCGGCACCGAGGTGTACGAGGGCATGGTCGTCGGCGAGAACTCCCGCTCCGACGACATGGACGTCAACATCACCAAGGAGAAGAAGCTCACCAACATGCGCTCCTCCACCGGTGACGAGCTGGTGCGCCTGGTCCCGCCGCGCAAGCTCTCCCTGGAGCAGGCGCTGGAGTTCTGCCGCGAGGACGAGTGCGTCGAGGTCACGCCCGACGCCGTGCGCATCCGCAAGGTCACCCTCGACCACAAGGAGCGCGGCCGGATCACCGCGAACAAGAAGCGCGGCTAGCGCGCGAAGCCTCCTGCCCCGGGGCGGGGGATGTTCGTCGAAGGCCCGCCGGGGGACGACCCCCGGTGGGCCTTTTCGCTGTGCTGGGCCGCCGCCGAGCGCGGGCTCGCCCGCCCGATCACGTCAGAACAGGCCGCAGCTCAACCCGAACGTGGTGGCGGAGATCGGGCGAGGAGCACCCCGGCGGCCGTCGTGAGCGCGATCGCCGTGACGGCGGCGATGAGCGCGCGGGTCGTGTGGACCCGCCCGGGCGGGGCGGAGCAGGCGGCGGACGCGTTCGACCACGACACCGCCGCCGGCGGCGAGGGCGGCCGTTCCCGGGCCGGGCCATAGCGGCGATCGCCCGCGCGACCACGCGGCGGTCGCGACCGCGCGCGGCCTGGTCGTCGGCGGCCCACTCCGCCAGCTCGGCGGCGAGCGGCGCGGCCCTCCGCAGCAGCGGGACACCAGGGAAGGCGGCGTCGAGGGTGCGGAGCCAGCCGAGCAGGAGATGGTGGCGTCCGCGCAGGTGGGCGCGTTCGTGCGCGATGACGGCGGCGAGTTCGTCGGCGTCCAGGGTGTCCAGCGCCCCCTGGGTGAGCACGACGCGCGCCCCGGGGCCGCCCACGCAGTAGGCGGAGGTCTGATCGGTGGGTAGCAGCCACACGCGGGTGCCCTGCAGTCTGCGGCGGCGCCCGACCGTGCCCAGCATGGCCCGGTGCCGCGCGCTCCACCGCCATCCCCGGTATCCGCGGGTCAGCGCGTACCAGCCCAGACGCCCCAGTGCGGCCGCGGGGACGGCGAGCGCGATGAGGGCCGGGAGGTTCGGCTCGGCGGGGCTGCCGAACACCGCGCAGACCGTCGCGACGCACAGCTCGATCAGGGCGGCCAGGCCGACGCCGCCGGTCACCTGGACGAGCAGTAACAGGCCGGCCGAGACGACGGCGGCGCCCCAGGAGGTGGCCAGCGCCGTCACCGCGTGCAGTCCGACGCCGGGCGCGCGCGTGGCGGCGCGGTGCAGCCGGGACAGCAGGTGCGGGCCGGCCAGACCGAGCAGGAGCGTGTAGCAGGCCGTGAGCAGCAGGGCGACGGCCGGGGTCACGGTCGGTCTCCGCCGCGACCGACGTCGCGGTCCTCCCCGCTGTCCGTGCGGCTCTCCTCGCCTTCCTCGGCCAGCAGGTCGCGCAGCATCCGCGCCTCCTCGTCGCTCATCGCGTCCACGAAGCGCAGCAGTGTGGTGCGGGTGCCGCCGCTCTCGTGCAGCGCCTCGTGCATGACCCGCGCCGCGTAGTCGGTGCGGCCGACCGCCGCCCGGTAGAACCACACCCGGCCGATCCGCTCGCGCCGCAGCCACCCCTTGTCGTAGAGCTTCTGCAGCACGGTGGAGATCGTCGTGTAGGCCAGGCCGCGGTGCTCCAGCGCCTCGGTGACGGTGCGGACCGTGACCGGTTCTGCGGCGTCCCAGACGACGTCCATCACGGCCCGTTCCAGAGGGCCGAATTCACCCATGTCAGGCCTTTCGCGTAGGGGACGGGCAGGACGCGGCGGTGCGCAGCCGGGTGCGCAGGGCCCAGCCGAGCAGTACCAGTCCCGCGGCGGCGAGCAGCGGCTGCAGGGGAGCGAACCAGGTCAGGGCGCCTGACGCGCCGACCGCGAGCAGTACCAATTTATTGCAGACAGGGCACCCGATCGCGAACCAGGACAGCAGCCCGCCGCCCAGGGAGGTGCGGGTGCCGCGCTCGGCTGTGGCGGCGGTGCCGCCCTCACCACGGGGGGTAACGTAGGTGGCCAGCAGGAGCCCGCTGAGGAGGGCGGACGCGATCCAGACGGGGTAGTTCCACCACTCCGGCGCGATCATGCGGCTGAACAGCGGGTTGGGGATCAGTGCGGTCATGACCCCCAGGAGTGCCGCGGTCGCCGCGGCCCCGATGGCCGCCGCCCACCATCTGCGTGCGCCCCACTCCCGCATGTGATCCCTCTTTCTTTTCTCCGGTGGTGTCCCGTCCCCGGGCCGCGCGCCGGGATGGTTCTTCTATGCTGCGTAGAAATACTACTATGCGCGATAGAAAAACGTCCCGTGTGATGGAGGAGCGACGTATGCCCAGCTCAACAAGGAAAACCGGGCGGTGGACCCCGTGGGCGCCGTTCCTCATCGGTGCCGCGATCCTGGTGGCGATCGCGGGATACGCCATCGTCGCCTCCGGCAGCGAGGCCGACGACCAAGCCGCGCCGCAGTCCGCCCCGGTCTCCTCCGACATCCGCGCGATGGGCGAAGAACTGGCGCGCCGCGACGCCGACGACCCCATGGCACTGGGCGACACCGACGCGCCGGTCGTCCTCATCGCCTACTCGGACTACAACTGCCCGTTCTGCGGGCGCTGGGTCCGGGAGATCCAGCCCGAGCTGATGCACTACGTCGACGACGGCCAGCTGCGCATCGAATGGCGCGAGTTCCCCTACCTCAGCGACGACTCCACGACCGCCGCGCGGGCCGCGCACGCCGCCGGTGCCCAGGGCAAGTTCTGGGAGTTCCACGACGCCTACTACGGCAAGGACGAGAAGTTCGAGGGCGAGGCGCTCCAGAACGAGCTCGACGCGATCGCCGACGACATCGGCCTGGACAAGAAGCGCTTCGACGAGGACCGCGAGAGCGACGAGACCGCCCAGGCCGTGCAGCGCGACTTCGACGAGGGCGTCGGGATCGGCGTCAACGGCACCCCCGCGTTCCTGGTCAACGGGCAGCCCGTGATGGGCGCTCAGCCGCTGCCGGTGTTCAACCAGGCCATCGACACCGCCCTCGCCGACGCGAAGAAGGGGGACAAGTGACCGACATCGGCTTCGCGGCGGCGCTCGCGGGCGGCGTTCTCGCCCTGCTGAGCCCCTGCAGCGCGCTGCTCCTGCCCTCGTTCTTCGGCTACGCTTTCCGCAGCCCCCGGCGGCTCCTCGCCCGGACCGCCCTGTTCTACGTCGGCCTGTGCGTGACGCTGGTGCCCCTGGGGGCCGGATCCTCGGCGGTCAGCCAGCTCTTCTACGGCCAGCGCGACCTGCTCATCACCATCGCCGGATGGCTGATCATCGCCTTCGGCGTCGCCCAGATCGTCGGGCTCGGGATCTCCCTCGGGTTCTTGGAGCGCCTGGAAGGCCGCTTCTCCGGGCGAACGGACGCCGTGTCGGTGTTCGCGCTCGGCGCGGTCTACGGACTCGCGGGCTTCTGCTCCGGCCCGATCCTCGGCGCCGTCCTCACGGTCGCCGCCACCGGCGGTGCGGTGCGTGGTGCCCTGCTCCTGGCCGTCTACGCGCTGGGCATGGCGCTCCCCCTGTTCGTCCTGGCACTGCTGTGGGACCGCTTCGACCTGGGCCGCAAGGGGTGGCTGCGCGGCCGACTCGTGCAACTCGGCCCGGTCCGGCTGCACACCACCAGCACCGCCTCCGGCCTGCTGTTCATCCTCATCGGCGCGCTGTTCCTCCGCTACGACGGCACGGCGTCCCTCTTCGGCGGCGCGCTCTTCGAGGACCTCGGCTACCGTGCGCAGGACTGGCTCGCCCGGCTCAGCGGATCCGGGGCCGACCTGGTGCTGTTCGGCGCGGTGGGGCTCGCGCTGGTCGGCGCGGGCGCCTGGCGGTGGTACCGCGAACGGCGGGCACCCCGGACCACCGACGAGGACACGTCCGCTGCGGCGTCGGAGCAGGAGTCCGCCCGATGACGCGGCACCATCGGCGGGCACGGGCCACGGCTCTCGGCGCCGCCGGGTGCGCGGCCCTCGTCGCGCTGTCGTCCTGCACGGCAGGCGGCGGGGAATCGGGGGAGGAGCAGGCCGCCGGGCCGGCCGAAGAGGTCACGCCGCTCGGCGATCCCGCGGAGAAGCTCAGCGGCGTCGACCGCCGGGGCGTCCCGCCGCCGCTCGACGCCGACGCGCTCGCGCAGCTGCCCGTGGACGGCCCACCCACGGCCGTCGGCGAGGGGTTCATCGGAACCGTCCTGCCCACAGAGGAGGACCCCGAACTGACCTTCGTCCTCACCGACGCCGACGGCACCTCCCGGTGGAGCCGCTCCGTCAACCCCTCCTGCACCAGCTTCACGGTCTCGCGCACGGACGGCCGTGACATCGTCGTGCTGCTGGACAACGACTTCGATCCGGTGCGAAACGGCGCCGACCCGGCGACCGAGGCCAGCGGCTACGACGCGGTGACCGGCGAGCGGCTGTGGGGACCTGTGGACGTACCGGGGGCGGTGATCGGACCCGGGCTGGTGTTCGGGGACATGCCCGGCACCGTGGTCAGCGACGACGCCGGAGCCAAGGTGGCGCTCTCGCCCGCCGACGGGTCGGTCGCGGCCGATGAGACCGACGGCGTGGTGATCGACCACGAGCACAACGGGGTGCTCCTGGCCGAGGAGGGCGGTGAGCTCCGGGCGCGCGACACCGTGGCCGACCGGGACCTGTGGAGCGGTAGCGACCTGCACCCGCCGAAGGGAGCCCGGGGAGGCGAGGTCGACTACGCGCGGGCCGTGGAGGGCGATGGCGCACAGGTCCTCCTGTCCTGGACACCGAGGGGCGGTGGAGACCGCTCCGTCACCACCGTGAACGACCTGCGCACCGGGACGACGCTGGCGGTGCTCCCGGACGAGATCTCCGAACCGCGCGCCCTCGCCGACCCTGTGACGGGGGTCCTGGTCGCGACGTCGGTGGCCGACGCGGACGGCTTCGTCGCCGCCTACGACGGGGAGACGGGCGAGGAGCTGTGGCGGGACGCCGCGGCCGACTACGCGCCTCGGAGCCTGCTCGGCGGGATGCTGTTCGGGGCACGGCCGGACGGCGCGGAGAAGGTGGTGCTCTCGGCGGCCGAGGGGACCACAGCGGGGCAGGGCACCTGGCCCTTCCCGATCGCGGCCACACCGTCGGGCGCGACCGCCTTCGCCCTGCCGGACGCCGAATGCGACAAGGCGGACGGCGCCTGCGTCGCGGTCGGCACGCCCGGCTGAGCGGCGGCAGAACGTGTTCGGCCGGAGCCGTCCGGCGTCAGTCCCGGTGGACGCGAGCGGGACGGCACTCGCCGAACACCCTGGCCACCGGGGCGCAGGGGTCACCGCCCCGGTGGCCGCCGGGGCACGAGCCGGAACACCCGGGGCTCGCGCCCGGCCCGCGTGGCATAGGAGTCGTAGGGCCACATCGCGTTGAGCTTCCCCCAGACGTCGGCCTTCTCCTCGGCGGAGAGCAGGACGCCGGTCACAGGGATCTCCCGGCCCTTGTAATTGACCACGGCCTCGGGTGTCGTGAGGAGGTTCCCGGTCCAGGCGGGATGTTTCTCGCGGCCGAAGTTGCTGCCGACGACGAGGAAGGCGCCGGTCTCCCGCTCGGGGAGGCAGGCCACGGGGGTGGGGC contains:
- the typA gene encoding translational GTPase TypA; protein product: MSSATHAEGSARRTDLRNVAIVAHVDHGKTTLVDAMLWQSGAFRANQDVDDRVMDSNDLEREKGITILAKNTAVHYTTPEGEDVVINIIDTPGHADFGGEVERGLSMVDGVVLLVDASEGPLPQTRFVLRKALAAKLPVILVINKVDRPDSRIPEVVDDTYELFMDLDADESQIDFPIVYACALDGKASLERPANGAAPDNDDLTPLFRTILDTIPAPEYQPGAPLQAHVTNLDASPFLGRLALCRVRQGEISKGQQVAWIRGDGESQQVKITELLMTEALERKSAEKAGPGDIIAIAGIPDIMIGETLADPEDPRPLPRITVDEPAISMTIGINTSPLVGKVKGAKVTARLVKDRLDRELIGNVSMRVLPTERPDAWEVQGRGELALAILVEQMRREGYEITVGKPQVVTRQIDGKLHEPVERLTVDAPEDYLGTITQLLSVRKGRMEQMTNHGTGWVRMDWLVPSRGLIGFRTEFLTETRGTGIAHHVFEGFEPWFGDLRTRQNGVLVADRAGQAVSFAMFNLQERGTLFVEPGTEVYEGMVVGENSRSDDMDVNITKEKKLTNMRSSTGDELVRLVPPRKLSLEQALEFCREDECVEVTPDAVRIRKVTLDHKERGRITANKKRG
- a CDS encoding M56 family metallopeptidase, with translation MTPAVALLLTACYTLLLGLAGPHLLSRLHRAATRAPGVGLHAVTALATSWGAAVVSAGLLLLVQVTGGVGLAALIELCVATVCAVFGSPAEPNLPALIALAVPAAALGRLGWYALTRGYRGWRWSARHRAMLGTVGRRRRLQGTRVWLLPTDQTSAYCVGGPGARVVLTQGALDTLDADELAAVIAHERAHLRGRHHLLLGWLRTLDAAFPGVPLLRRAAPLAAELAEWAADDQAARGRDRRVVARAIAAMARPGNGRPRRRRRCRGRTRPPPAPPRPGGSTRPARSSPPSRRSRSRRPPGCSSPDLRHHVRVELRPVLT
- a CDS encoding BlaI/MecI/CopY family transcriptional regulator, which encodes MGEFGPLERAVMDVVWDAAEPVTVRTVTEALEHRGLAYTTISTVLQKLYDKGWLRRERIGRVWFYRAAVGRTDYAARVMHEALHESGGTRTTLLRFVDAMSDEEARMLRDLLAEEGEESRTDSGEDRDVGRGGDRP
- a CDS encoding DsbA family protein, giving the protein MPSSTRKTGRWTPWAPFLIGAAILVAIAGYAIVASGSEADDQAAPQSAPVSSDIRAMGEELARRDADDPMALGDTDAPVVLIAYSDYNCPFCGRWVREIQPELMHYVDDGQLRIEWREFPYLSDDSTTAARAAHAAGAQGKFWEFHDAYYGKDEKFEGEALQNELDAIADDIGLDKKRFDEDRESDETAQAVQRDFDEGVGIGVNGTPAFLVNGQPVMGAQPLPVFNQAIDTALADAKKGDK
- a CDS encoding cytochrome c biogenesis CcdA family protein, whose protein sequence is MTDIGFAAALAGGVLALLSPCSALLLPSFFGYAFRSPRRLLARTALFYVGLCVTLVPLGAGSSAVSQLFYGQRDLLITIAGWLIIAFGVAQIVGLGISLGFLERLEGRFSGRTDAVSVFALGAVYGLAGFCSGPILGAVLTVAATGGAVRGALLLAVYALGMALPLFVLALLWDRFDLGRKGWLRGRLVQLGPVRLHTTSTASGLLFILIGALFLRYDGTASLFGGALFEDLGYRAQDWLARLSGSGADLVLFGAVGLALVGAGAWRWYRERRAPRTTDEDTSAAASEQESAR
- a CDS encoding nitroreductase/quinone reductase family protein, which encodes MAPLSRRSGPSSFGRALLPLIQRMAASALFARIAPRVLPRLDRFLARRTGGRVQIARWAVPSLMLTTTGQKSGEPRPTPVACLPERETGAFLVVGSNFGREKHPAWTGNLLTTPEAVVNYKGREIPVTGVLLSAEEKADVWGKLNAMWPYDSYATRAGREPRVFRLVPRRPPGR